The genomic stretch CTGCGGCGGGACCGTGGCGTGGCCGCGCGGCAGCAGGCCGTGGCGCGACAGGGCCGTGAAACGCCGCCCCGTGCGTCGCAGGGTCAACACCGCGTCCACCATGGTCAGGCCGGACCCGATCACCAGTATGCTCCGCGCCGCGCCGATGCGCTCGACGTCGATCCGCCAGGGATTGTCGACATAGGCCGACGAGGCCAGGACCGCCGCATCGATCCCCGACGGCGAGGCCGGCTCCAGATTGCCCAGAGCCAGGATCACGGCGTCGGCCGTCACGACCTGATCGCCGACGACGATGCGCCAGCCCGCCGCTTCAGCCTCGATCGACCGCGCCTCGCCCCGGACCAGGGTCAGCCGCTCCGCCGCTCCATCGCGGGCCTCGTCCAGAAGATGGCGTAGATAGTCGCCGTACATGCCGCGGGTGATGAACCCGTCCTGCGCGCGCCACGTCGGCTGTTCCGCCAGCCAGTCGGCCAGATGTCCCGGCTGATCGGGAAAGGCGCTCATATTGTCCAGGCGGACGTTCAGCAGATGGCCGGGGTTGCCGGTGTCATAGGCGACGCCGGGCCCGAAGGCGGCGCGCCGTTCGATCAGGCTCACCCGAATCGCTGGGCAGTGTCTCAGCAATTGGATCGCCGTGAGCAGGCCGCTGAAGCCCGCGCCGACGATGGCGACATGCGGTCCCTGGTCGTGCGGCATCTGCGCTCCCGGTTCGAGCCTCCCTGCGGAGGCGCTCCGCCCTTAACAGGCCGGGCGGCGAAGGGGTTCGATCGTGGCCATAAATTCCTATTCAACAAGTAGGAATATCTATCAGGCGCCGCGCGGAAAATTATCGACGGGCGGGGCGCCGAAGTCCTCGCTCCGCCGGGCCGTCTTGCCGACCATGCGACGCCGCGCCGCGCGCAGGTCGCGGATCGCCAGAGGGATCAGGGCCCAGGGTTCGACGCAATAGCGGGTGAACAGCCGACGCGGGTTCTGCACCAGCCGATAGGCCCATTCGACCCCGGCCCGGCCCATCCAGCGGGGCGCCGGCGTCTGGGTTCCGGCCTCATAGTCGAAGGCCGCGCCGACCGAGAAGATCACGCAGTCGGGCAGGGCGTCGAACACCGCCAGGGTCCACAGCTCCTGACGCGGCATGCCCATGCCGACGAACAGGATATGCGGCTTGAACGCCTGGATCTCGGCGACGATCTCGGCGTTGTCGGCCGAGCCGGGCGTAGCGTCGAAAAAGCCGTGGCGGGTGCGGATCTCGGTCTTGGGATAGCGGGCGCCCAGGCGTCGCGCCGCCTCTTCGCCCACGCCCGGTTCGCCGCCGACCGACATGACGCGCCATCCCTTGCGGTCGGCCACGCTCCAGAAATAGTCGCGCCAGTCCAGATAGGTGCAGCGGTGAAAGCCCCGGCTGTGCAGGCCCAGGGCCCGCGAGAACCAGATCATCGGCGTCGAATCGACCTCGATCAGCTCGGCCTTGTCATAGAAGGCCCGCAGCTCCGGCTGTTTCTGGATCAGATACAGGCTGTGCAGATTATGGTTGGCGATCAGGCTCTTGCGGCCCTCGGCCACGGCGTCCTGAACATGGTGCAGCACTTCTTCGGGCTTCACCAGATCGACCAGCTGGCCGAACATATGCACCCGCTCGCGCCGCCGCCGCCGCTTGCGATAGGCCGCGCGCGGGCAGGAGCGACGCTCTGTCGTCGGGGATGTCAGGGACGCGTCCGCCATGCCCCATCCATAGGGGGCAGGCCTCAAAGCGGGGTAAGCGAACAGGCTTAACGCGCCGAAAACAGGTCCGGTCTCGCCCGCTCGGCCCAGGCGCGCAGGGCGCTGGCCGCCGCCACGCCCACCCCGTCCGCCATCAGGTCGAACAGATTGGCCGACCGTCCGCTGAGCCCCTGAACCGCCTCGACGCCTGCGCCCAGGGCCAGGGCCAGCAGGGCGGTGCGCCAGATCCCCAGGCTGGGCGCGATCAGGGTCAGGCAGACGGTGATGATGAAGAAGCCGATGGCGTGCGCCGGCTTGTCGCTCAGGCCGATACCCTCCTCGGCCCCCTGGAAGGGGCCGAGCATGGCGACGAACAGGGCCAGCAGCGCCAGGACGGCGCCGCCGCGAAGGACGGTCAGAATCACGGGCGCACCGATCAAGGGGAGGGAGAAGGCGCGGAAAACAAAAGCCACCCTAGGCGCGGACCCGCCGAATGGCCACCCGCCGGGGCCTTTGGCCGCGCTTGCGAAATAAAACCGACCTCCGACGAAAAATCCCTGTTGACCCCGCCCGGACCCTCCCTTAGAGGTCCGCGCCTTCCCGATGGAAACGCCGCAAGGCGCTGCCGACGGGGCCCAGATGGCGGAATTGGTAGACGCGCTGGCTTCAGGTGCCAGTGGCTTAACGGCCGTGGAGGTTCGAGTCCTCTTCTGGGCACCATATTATGAACGGCGTCGTGTTTTCGGACACGGCGCCGTTTGCTTTTTGGGCCTACCGCCTCGCGCGCGGCGCTCGACTGCTTGAGGCTATTTTCGTTTTGGGGCCTATCGCCTCGCGCGCGGCGCTCGACTGCTTGAGGCCGTTTTGTGAATGCGGACGGCGTCTGCTTGAGGCCCGTCCGTCTCGCTGTAAGCCGTTTCGTCCTGTCCCCCAGCCGTGTAAGAACCAGACCATGACCGTTTACCTGCACGAGGGCGACCTGCCCGACGACCTGGACCTGGGGTCCGACGTCGCCATCGATTCCGAGACCATGGGCCTGCGCTTCCGCCGCGACCCCCTGTGCGTGGTCCAGCTGTCGTCCGGCGACGGAAACGCCCATGTCGTGCGCCTGAACCGCCCCGCCTACGACTGCCCCAATCTGAAGCGTCTGCTGACCGATCCGGCGGTGACCAAGATCTTCCATTTCGGCCGCTTCGACATCGGCATGTTCCTGCTGCACCTGGGGGTCGAGACGCGGCCGGTCTATTGCACCAAGATCGCCTCCAAACTGGCCCGCACCTATACCGACCGCCACGGCCTCAAGGACGTGGTGCGCGAGACGGTCGGCGTCGACCTGTCCAAGGCCCAGCAGTCGTCCGACTGGGGCGCGGCCGAACTGACCCAGGCCCAGCTGGACTACGCCGCCTCGGACGTCCTCTATCTGCACGCCGCCCGCGCCAAGCTCGACATGATGCTGGCGCGCGAAGGCCGCACCGAACTGGCGGCCCGCTGCTTCGACTTCCTGCCGGACCGTTCGGCGCTCGATCTCGCCGGTTGGGACGAGATCGACATATTCGCCCACAGCTGATCCCGTGACCGCCCCCCGCGATCCGACCGGTCATAAAGGCGACGCCGCCGACGAGGCGCGGGTGGTCCTGGCCGGCGCGCGCTGGCGGGCGCATTCGCGGCGGGTCAAGCTGTTCCGCCGCGTCCTGCCCATCATCATCCTGATGCTGGCGGGCGGTGTCCTGACCTGGACCGTGTTCCGCACCGTCATGTCGGGGGTCGAGCGCAAGGCCAGTCAGGGCCAGGAGATCCGCCTGGACAAGCCCCTGTTCCACGGCCAGGACGCGCAAGGCCGCGCCTTCACCGTCGGCGCCCAGGGCGCGATCCGCGATCCCTCCACCGGCCATTTCCGCCTGGTCGGCCCGGCGCTGAAGCTGAACCTGGGCGGCCGCAGGGTCACCGAAATGACCGCCGATGGCGGCACCTATGACGAACAGGCCAAGACCGTGACCATCGGTCCGAACGTGCGGATTTCGGACGGCGGCTCCGGCTTCGTCCTGACCACGCCCGAGGCCGTGGTCGACACCTCGACCGGAATCATCACGGGTTCACGGGGCGTTCAGGGCGCGGGCCCTATTGGAACCATCAGCGCTTCGTCCTATGCGATCTATGATCAGGGCGAGCGCGTGGTGTTCAAGGGCTCTGGCGACACCAAGATCAGCGGCACCATCAATCCCTCGGGATCAGGCGAATGACGGCGATGACATTGAAAACCCAATACGCCCGAAGCGTCGCGGCTCTGGCGGCCCTGACCCTGCTGGCCCTGCCGGCCGTGGGCGACGCCCAAAGCGCGCGCACCACCTCCAACCAGCCGATCGCCTTCGGGGCGGATGACGGCGAACAGGGCGTGGATCGCATCAGCCTGCGCGGACGCGCCGAAATCACCCAGGGCCAGAACCGTCTGCGGGCCGAGGCCATCACCGCCTTCCGCGACGCCCAGGGCCAGTTCACGCGGGTCGAGGCCACCGGAACCGTCTATTTCGTCACCCCGACCCAGACGATGCGCGGCGACCACGCCGTCTATACCCTGTCGAACGGCGAGCTGGTCGTGACCGGCAATGTCATCTTGAACCAGGGCAAGAACGTCCTGACCGGCGGTCGGCTGACCTATAACGTCAACACCGACGCAGCGACCATGTCGGGCGCCCCGCGCGGCGCCGGCGCCGGCAGCCGTATCCAGGGCGTCTTCTATCCCGACGGAACCAACTGAGGCTCAGGCCCCGGTCAGCTGAGCACGGATCCAAGATTTGGCCCGCAAGGAACTCTCCGCCCTGAACCTGTCTGACCGGCCTGCGGCAAAGCCCGCGCCGGCGGTTCCGGCTGCCGAAAAAGGACTGCGGGTCCGCAACATCGCCCGCGCCTTCGGCCAGCGCCAGGTCGTGCGCGACGTCTCCCTGACGGTCCAGCGCGGCGAGGTCGCGGGCCTGCTCGGCCCTAACGGCGCCGGCAAGACCACCTGTTTCTACATGATCACCGGCCTGATCCCGCCGGATTCCGGGACGATCTGGCTGGACGGCGAGGACATCACCGGCCAGCCCATGTACCAGCGCAGCCGCATGGGCCTGGGCTATCTGGCCCAGGAGGCCTCGATCTTCCGCGGCATGACGGTCGAGCAGAACATCAAGGCGGTGGTCGAGCTCAACCATCCGCGCGATCAGCTGGAGGCCGAGACCGACCGCCTGTTGAACGAACTTCACATCGACCATCTGCGTCACGCCCCGGCCACCGGCCTGTCGGGCGGCGAACGTCGCCGGGTCGAGATCGCCCGCGCCCTGGCCGGCCGGCCCTCCTTCATCCTGCTGGACGAACCCTTCGCCGGCATCGATCCCCTGGCCATCGCCGACATCCGTTCGGTCATCCGCTATCTGGCCAGCCAGGGCATCGGCGTCCTGATCACCGACCACAATGTCCGCGAGACCCTGGACATCACCGACCGCGTCTCGATCATCTCGGGCGGCTCGGTCCTGTTCGAAGGCACGGCCGACGAAGCCGTCAACGACCCCGAGGTCCGCCGCGTCTA from Brevundimonas sp. SL130 encodes the following:
- a CDS encoding FAD/NAD(P)-binding protein; protein product: MPHDQGPHVAIVGAGFSGLLTAIQLLRHCPAIRVSLIERRAAFGPGVAYDTGNPGHLLNVRLDNMSAFPDQPGHLADWLAEQPTWRAQDGFITRGMYGDYLRHLLDEARDGAAERLTLVRGEARSIEAEAAGWRIVVGDQVVTADAVILALGNLEPASPSGIDAAVLASSAYVDNPWRIDVERIGAARSILVIGSGLTMVDAVLTLRRTGRRFTALSRHGLLPRGHATVPPQPFSGEFSGGPAEVLGQVRDATRTHDWRAVFDRLRQNARILWRGWTPEQKRRFLRHLRPVWDVHRHRMSPGTAREIASLLASGELTVLAGKLTGAVLDGGTVEASWRPRHRRRPIRDRFDLVINCTGPLGVIQHSAEPVIRDLLAKGYGRPDPLGLGLEVDEAGRLTNAAGEPAAGLYAIGPMTRGAFWEMTAVPDLRGQARDLAATLTAGLAQSAPL
- a CDS encoding WecB/TagA/CpsF family glycosyltransferase, which codes for MADASLTSPTTERRSCPRAAYRKRRRRRERVHMFGQLVDLVKPEEVLHHVQDAVAEGRKSLIANHNLHSLYLIQKQPELRAFYDKAELIEVDSTPMIWFSRALGLHSRGFHRCTYLDWRDYFWSVADRKGWRVMSVGGEPGVGEEAARRLGARYPKTEIRTRHGFFDATPGSADNAEIVAEIQAFKPHILFVGMGMPRQELWTLAVFDALPDCVIFSVGAAFDYEAGTQTPAPRWMGRAGVEWAYRLVQNPRRLFTRYCVEPWALIPLAIRDLRAARRRMVGKTARRSEDFGAPPVDNFPRGA
- a CDS encoding ribonuclease D — translated: MTVYLHEGDLPDDLDLGSDVAIDSETMGLRFRRDPLCVVQLSSGDGNAHVVRLNRPAYDCPNLKRLLTDPAVTKIFHFGRFDIGMFLLHLGVETRPVYCTKIASKLARTYTDRHGLKDVVRETVGVDLSKAQQSSDWGAAELTQAQLDYAASDVLYLHAARAKLDMMLAREGRTELAARCFDFLPDRSALDLAGWDEIDIFAHS
- the lptC gene encoding LPS export ABC transporter periplasmic protein LptC is translated as MTAPRDPTGHKGDAADEARVVLAGARWRAHSRRVKLFRRVLPIIILMLAGGVLTWTVFRTVMSGVERKASQGQEIRLDKPLFHGQDAQGRAFTVGAQGAIRDPSTGHFRLVGPALKLNLGGRRVTEMTADGGTYDEQAKTVTIGPNVRISDGGSGFVLTTPEAVVDTSTGIITGSRGVQGAGPIGTISASSYAIYDQGERVVFKGSGDTKISGTINPSGSGE
- a CDS encoding LptA/OstA family protein, whose amino-acid sequence is MTAMTLKTQYARSVAALAALTLLALPAVGDAQSARTTSNQPIAFGADDGEQGVDRISLRGRAEITQGQNRLRAEAITAFRDAQGQFTRVEATGTVYFVTPTQTMRGDHAVYTLSNGELVVTGNVILNQGKNVLTGGRLTYNVNTDAATMSGAPRGAGAGSRIQGVFYPDGTN
- the lptB gene encoding LPS export ABC transporter ATP-binding protein, producing MARKELSALNLSDRPAAKPAPAVPAAEKGLRVRNIARAFGQRQVVRDVSLTVQRGEVAGLLGPNGAGKTTCFYMITGLIPPDSGTIWLDGEDITGQPMYQRSRMGLGYLAQEASIFRGMTVEQNIKAVVELNHPRDQLEAETDRLLNELHIDHLRHAPATGLSGGERRRVEIARALAGRPSFILLDEPFAGIDPLAIADIRSVIRYLASQGIGVLITDHNVRETLDITDRVSIISGGSVLFEGTADEAVNDPEVRRVYLGENYA